The Chryseobacterium glaciei DNA window GCAGTGCCACGATAAAACATGCTAATGCAGGAGAATCAAAACTTCAGAAAGAAATTCATTTTTTAGAACACGATGTTCTTACGGATTACGCCTACGAAGGCAATATTCCGAATAATGATAACTGGAGCCGATCTATTTTAATTAAATAAGATTTTATAATAAATGTTAGTACTTTTTCAGTTTTAAATTTAGGTGTGAGCTGTCTGTGGTGGGCAGCTCTTTTTTTCAAAAAAGAATCATTTTTTAAATGATAAATAATAAAGTTCATATAAGTTTTTAGATTAATGCAAGGCTGTTCAATTTGAATGGCTTTTTTTATTTCTGGGCTATTCATTTCTTTTTCCGTATTTTTGCACCCGAAAAATATTCAGTATTAATTCTTAATTACATCATTACATGCTTTCGGTTCAAGGTCTAGGATTACATCATTCGGGAAACTATTTGTTTCAAAACGTTAATTTCACCATTAAAAAGGATGATAAAGTTGGTTTGGTTGGTAAAAACGGAGCAGGGAAATCTACTTTGTTAAAAATGCTTTCCAAAGAAATTACTTTTTTTGAAGGAGTTGTAGTTCCGGAAGGAAATATCACCATTGGTTTTTTGAAACAAGATCTTGATTTTGTGAAAGGAAGAACGGTTTGGGATGAAACTATGCAGGCTTTTGAGCAAATCAATGCGTGGAAGAATGAGTTGGAAGAAGTCAACCATCAGTTGGCTACCAGAACAGACTACGAAAGTGATGCTTACACAGACATCATCAATAAAATGACTGAGCTTAATGATCTTTTAATGCATCATGACGCTTATAATTTGGAAGGTGATATTGAGAAAGTATTGTTTGGTTTAGGATTTAAAGCGGATGATTTTCAAAAAATAACGGATGAATTTTCCGGAGGTTGGAGAATGAGAATTGAACTGGCAAAATTGCTTCTTCAAAAGAATGATCTGATGCTTCTGGATGAGCCTACCAACCACTTGGATATGGAATCTATCATCTGGTTGGAAAACTTTTTGAAAGATTATCCTGGTGCGATTGTATTGGTGAGTCACGATAAACAGTTTATGACGGCGGTTTGTAACAGAACTTTTGATGTGAATAACAGAAAAGTAGATGATTATAAAACCAACTATACCAAATATCTGGTGATGCGTGAGGAGCGTCGTGAAAAATTAATTCAGGCTAAGAAAAATCAGGATTCTGAAATCAAGCAGATGGAAGATAATATTAATAAGTTCCGCGCAAGTGCTACCAAAGCATCTTTTGCGCAGTCACTTATTAAGAGATTAGATAAAATTGAGCGTATTGAAGTTGATAATGAAGATGTTTCTAAATTCAATATTCGTTTTGTACAGTCTGTTGTTCCTGGGAAAGTAATTTTCGAAGCTGAACATTTAGGAAAAGCATACGGAAAGAAACAAATTTTTGATGAAGTAGATTTCATTGTTCAGAGAGGAGACAGAATTGCTCTTTTAGGACAAAACGGACAGGGTAAGACGACATTAGCTAAAATTCTAGCCGGAGAAATCAAAGATTATTCAGGTTCTTGGAATCTTGGACACAATGTGAATATCGGATATTTTGCCCAAAATCAGGAGGAAGTTTTAACACCAAATAAAACCGTTTTAGAAGAAGCAGAAGATTCTGCAACCGAAGAAACAAGACCAAGAGTAAGAGATTTATTAGGATCTTTCTTATTTCAAGGGGAAGCGGTAAACAAGAAAACAAAAGTACTTTCCGGAGGAGAAAGAAACCGTCTGGCACTTTGTAAACTATTGCTTCGTCCGTTCAACACGTTGATTATGGATGAGCCTACCAATCACTTGGATATTCAATCTAAAGAGATTATTAAATTGGCTTTACAGAGATTTGAAGGTACATTGATCGTAATTTCTCACGATAGAGAATTCTTGGATGGATTGTGTGATAAGATCTACGAATTCCGTGATGGAAGAATGAAAGAATTCCTTGGAAGTGTGAGCGAATATCTTTCATACAGACAAAAAGAAACATTGAGAGAGATCTCTGCTGAAAAAGCTAAACTTCATACTGAAGAAGTTAAAGTTGAGGTAAAAGAAGTTCCAAAACCAAAAGTGGAAGAAAAATCTCAGATTGTAAGCAAAGAACAAAAAAATATTCAGAATAAATTAAAGAAAGTAGAAGAGAAAATTTCTGAACTTGAAACCAAAGTAGAAGAAATGGAAGCTACCTTCACCAAGGAAAACCCTTCTGAGGAAACTTTAGAAAAATATAATAAAACTAAGGAAGAATTGGATGCCGCTCTACAGGAATGGGAGTATTTGGGTTCTCAATTGGATTAAATTTTAGTTATATTTTGTTGGTCTTCGCAAAGGCGCAAGGATGTTTACATTAATTATGCTTTAAGGCGCAAGGATTTTATCTTTGATAAAATTTAAGATGTAATACTATGTTGTCGAAAATCTTTGATTTTCTTGCGCCTTAAAAACGTGATATTTATGAAACTTTGCGCCTTTGCGAAGACCAACAAAATATAAAGAAAAATTAATTTGACCAGTATTAGCAATGTCATTCTGAGCGAAGTCGAAGGATCAAAAACAATAACTTTATCATTGCCTTTTGTAACAAAACCGCAATCATAACGACATATTCTAGACAGCTTCACAAAGCATATTAATAAAACTTTAATCTAAGTTTTAAATTATTATTCATATTTTTGAAAGATGATTTTTAAAGAAAGCAGAAATCTGAAGAGTTTTATCTCCAAGCTATTGTTTGGGATCTACTTCATTGCGCTGTTTTCTCAGAATTTTCACAATCACAGTTCCGAAGAAGTTTTTAAAAATTTTAGTTTTAAAAAAACGGAACATAAGATTTCAAATAATGCAGTGAAAGAAAAAGCCGGCGACTGTTTGGCTTGTCATTTCCTAGCTACCGGACATACTTTGGTTCCTGACGAGTTTAACTTTACTTTCGAGCATTATACGCACGAAGTAGAATTGATTCTTGCTGTTCAGGAAAAAATCTGGTCTCAGACTAAATTCACTTTTCAACTTCGGGGTCCGCCCACAATTTCATAGTTTTTTTAGATTCTTTTTTGGCTTTAATGGGTTAAAGTTTAGATTTAAAATTGATACTATTTTTCCTTTTGAATTTATCTTAATCAGCCACGAAGTGGCGAAATAATAATAGCATCGGGTGAAACCCGATGAAAGAAAGATTAATGATAATACAGCCCTGAAGGGGCGGAATGATTAGTATAGAATTTTTTAATGATCATCATTATTAGTTTTACTTTAACGAAGATTAATCAGCCATAAATTTCACATTTTTTACGAAAATGTACCTTCATTAAGGTACGAAATCTATCTATTTACAATGAAATTGATATATAGTTTAATGTTGATCCTTTGTGGATTTGCATTTTCAAACGCACAAAAAACCTATACTGTAGAGGGTGTTGTTCAGGATTTTCACGATAAAACCTTGCTGGAAAATGCGGTGGTGAAAATCGGGGATTTTACAGCCAAAACAGATAAAAAAGGAAAATTTTCTTTTGAAAAAATTCCTGCAGGAAAATATATACTCATTGCTAAACATCCTGATTGTAATGATTATACTGAAAATATAGCAGTTGCTCAGGATATGCATGTAGCAATTACTCTGGAACATCATGTTCAGGATATTGAAACCGTGACCATACACGGAAACCACAAAAAAAATGGTTCTCTAATTATAAAAACTCTTGATAAAACCGATATAGAAAGAAATTCTACAGAAAATCTGGGGAATTTATTATCTAAAATCTCGGGAGTTACAGCATTAAAAACCGGAAATAATATCTCAAAACCTATTATTCACGGACTTTATGGAAGCAGAATCGCTATTTTAAATAATGGAGTAAAACTGGCCGAACAGGAATGGGGAGTAGAACATGCACCAAATGTTGATATTAATAATTTTCAACATATTGATGTCATCAAAGGCGCTTCTGCATTGAAATATGGAAGTGATGCGATCGGTGGAGTCGTGGTAATGGAACCTGAAATTTTTCCTAAAAAAGATACAATCAAAGGTTCTGTCGGTCTTACCGGAATTTCCAATGGACGAGGTTTAGGATTGGATATAGATGTTGCCAAGGTTTGGAAAAACGGATGGGCTGTAAAGTCAGGCGGAAGCATCAAAAAATTGGGTGACCAAAGCGCTCCCGACTATAATCTGAAAAATACAGGAATGGATTTCTCTTCCTTTAATTTTACGGTTCAGAATAACTCTTATGAAAAAGGAATTTCATTTGATTATTATTTAACGAACCAAAACATTGGGATTCTGAGAGATTCACACGTGGCTACTTCGGGCGATTATGACAGAGCGATGAATGCCAATCCGCCTATTTATTCAGGAAAATTCAGTTATGATATTGATAATCCGAGACAGGTTGTCGAGCATCATATTGCAAAAGTTTCGGCTTTTAAAAGATTTGAAAATATTGGAAAACTTTCAGCGACCTACAGTTATCAGTACAATCACAGACAGGAATATGACATCAGAAGAGGAGAATTAAACGACACGCCTTCTCTGGATCTTGAATTGATGACGCATCAGTTTAACCTTAATGATTTATTAGAAAGGGAAAAATGGTCTCTGGAAACGGGTATTGATGCCAGTTTTCAAAACAATTATTCAGATCCTGCGACGAAAGCAAGACGTTTGATTCCTAATTATGATAAATATGCTGCAGGATTTTATTCTGTTTTTAAATATAAAATTTCTTCTGATTTTAATTTTGAAGCAGGAGCAAGATATGATTTCACGCGTTATGATGTTACCAAATGGTACGATAAAAGCGATTGGGAGAAGTTATATGCAGACAGTTTTCCTCAATTTTATGTGAAGACGGATCAGAACAGAATTTTGACGCGCCCTCAGCTTAATTATAATAATGTTTCTTTCAATGCAGGTTTGGAATATCGTCCAAGTTCTAATTTTGATTTGAAATTTAATTATGCAAAAGTGGGCAGATCTCCAAATGTTGCAGAATTATTCTCTGACGGATTACACCATTCAGCGGGAATCATTGAAACCGGAGATATGGCCTTGAAAAACGAACAGGGACATC harbors:
- a CDS encoding TonB-dependent receptor — its product is MKLIYSLMLILCGFAFSNAQKTYTVEGVVQDFHDKTLLENAVVKIGDFTAKTDKKGKFSFEKIPAGKYILIAKHPDCNDYTENIAVAQDMHVAITLEHHVQDIETVTIHGNHKKNGSLIIKTLDKTDIERNSTENLGNLLSKISGVTALKTGNNISKPIIHGLYGSRIAILNNGVKLAEQEWGVEHAPNVDINNFQHIDVIKGASALKYGSDAIGGVVVMEPEIFPKKDTIKGSVGLTGISNGRGLGLDIDVAKVWKNGWAVKSGGSIKKLGDQSAPDYNLKNTGMDFSSFNFTVQNNSYEKGISFDYYLTNQNIGILRDSHVATSGDYDRAMNANPPIYSGKFSYDIDNPRQVVEHHIAKVSAFKRFENIGKLSATYSYQYNHRQEYDIRRGELNDTPSLDLELMTHQFNLNDLLEREKWSLETGIDASFQNNYSDPATKARRLIPNYDKYAAGFYSVFKYKISSDFNFEAGARYDFTRYDVTKWYDKSDWEKLYADSFPQFYVKTDQNRILTRPQLNYNNVSFNAGLEYRPSSNFDLKFNYAKVGRSPNVAELFSDGLHHSAGIIETGDMALKNEQGHQFNLTVDSKFNVLRGLTISVNPYFFITKNFINEVPVGIKGTIRGVFPEWQYQQIDAKMYGVDLDVNWRLTDDLTYVGKGSYVHGQDETNNEPLILMMPPNFSNAIQFKKEKWNNFYFTVENQTSLKQTRFPIRNAPLEIYVDGQLVDKEIDFSTPPNGYSLWNIQTGININKNLSAGLIVNNLFNTSYRDYLNRLRFFADEAGRNFILNFRYRF
- a CDS encoding ABC-F family ATP-binding cassette domain-containing protein produces the protein MLSVQGLGLHHSGNYLFQNVNFTIKKDDKVGLVGKNGAGKSTLLKMLSKEITFFEGVVVPEGNITIGFLKQDLDFVKGRTVWDETMQAFEQINAWKNELEEVNHQLATRTDYESDAYTDIINKMTELNDLLMHHDAYNLEGDIEKVLFGLGFKADDFQKITDEFSGGWRMRIELAKLLLQKNDLMLLDEPTNHLDMESIIWLENFLKDYPGAIVLVSHDKQFMTAVCNRTFDVNNRKVDDYKTNYTKYLVMREERREKLIQAKKNQDSEIKQMEDNINKFRASATKASFAQSLIKRLDKIERIEVDNEDVSKFNIRFVQSVVPGKVIFEAEHLGKAYGKKQIFDEVDFIVQRGDRIALLGQNGQGKTTLAKILAGEIKDYSGSWNLGHNVNIGYFAQNQEEVLTPNKTVLEEAEDSATEETRPRVRDLLGSFLFQGEAVNKKTKVLSGGERNRLALCKLLLRPFNTLIMDEPTNHLDIQSKEIIKLALQRFEGTLIVISHDREFLDGLCDKIYEFRDGRMKEFLGSVSEYLSYRQKETLREISAEKAKLHTEEVKVEVKEVPKPKVEEKSQIVSKEQKNIQNKLKKVEEKISELETKVEEMEATFTKENPSEETLEKYNKTKEELDAALQEWEYLGSQLD